A stretch of DNA from Bacteroidota bacterium:
GCTCCATTACCTTTATCGGAACCGTTTCACCGGCAGGTGGAAATCTGAAAGAGCCGGTTACCGAGTCAACAAAGAAAGCCGCACGGTGCTTCTATGCACTGTCACAACAACGTTCCGACAGCAAGCGCTACCCGGCCATCGATCCCATTGAGAGCTATTCAAAATACCTTGAATATCCAGAGGTACAGGAGTATTTTAAAGACAAGATATCTGAAAACTGGTTCGACAACGTCATTCATGCCAAAGATATCCTTCTGAGAGGAAAAGAGGCGTATGAACAGATCAATATCCTTGGTGATGACGGAGTACCTGTCGATTATCACATCCGCTACTGGAAATCGGAGGTCATTGATTTCATCATCCTGCAGCAGGATGCTTACGATAAGGTGGATGCTTCCACGCCTATGGAGCGTCAGCAATTCATGCTTGAAAAAGTGCTGGGCATATGCAATGCCGATTTTAATTTTGATTCCTTCGAGGAAGTGAACCTGTATTTTAAGAGGATCATTAACCTCCTGAAACAAATGAATTATTCTGAATTCACTTCCGGTGAATTCAAAGATTTTGAAAAAGAATTAGATGCTGTAATCCTTGAAAGAACGATATAATGGATACAAGGGCTTTTCAGAAAATATATACGAAAATAAGCAAGGTGACCAAGGCTACATGCTCCTTGTATGCAACAGATGTGGGGAATGAGGAGATGGCAACCGTGGATGGCCGTTTAGCCCAGGTTGTTAAAATACTTGGTGACGAAGTCACATTGCAGATCTTTGCCGGCACTGAGGGCATACCGACCAATGCACAGGTGATTTTTTTTGGCAAACCACCCACATTAAAAGTCAGCGAGGAGCTGGCAGGCAGGTTCTTTAATGCCTATGGACAACCGATCGACGGCGGACCTGAGGTAGAAGGTGAGGAACGTGAAATCGGTGGACCGTCGGTCAACCCCGTTAAAAGAGAACAACCTTCGAAACTTATCGCCACCGGTATTGCTGGTATCGACCTTAACAACACCATTGTCACAGGCCAGAAGATACCTTTCTTTGCCGATCCTGACCAGCCTTTCAATCAGGTTATTGCCATGGTGGCATTGCGGGCCCAGGCTGATAAGATTATCCTCGGCGGCATGGGACTCACCAATGATGACTATCTGTTCTTCAAAAATGTCTTTGATAATGCCGGCGCCCTTGACAGGATCATCAGCTTTGTAAATACCACTGAGAACCCCCCAGTCGAAAGGCTTCTGGTTCCCGACATGGCCCTTACAGCAGCAGAATATTTTGCCGCTGATAAAAATGAAAAGGTGCTTGTCCTTCTTACCGATATGACACTATATGCTGACGCCCTCAGCATCGTATCGAACAGGATGGACCAGATACCGTCAAAAGACAGCATGCCAGGCTCCTTATACAGCGACCTGGCGAAAATCTATGAAAAAGCCGTGCAATTTCCTTCGGGTGGCTCTATTACCATCATTGCTGTTACTACTCTGTCAGGTGGTGATATCACCCATGCCATACCTGATAACACGGGTTATATCACAGAAGGTCAGTTATATCTGAGAAGGGATACCGACATCGGCAAGGTTATCATAGACCCGTTCAGAAGCCTGTCGAGGCTGAAACAGCTGGTCATCGGCAAACAGACAAGGAGCGATCACCCACAGGTGATGAATGCTGCAGTCAGGCTTTATGCCGATGCAGCCAATGCCAAAACAAAACTGGAGAATGGATTCGACATTACGGAGTATGACGGACGTACACTGAAATTCGCTAAGGCATACGCGGAAAAACTTCTTGCAATAGACGTCAATATAGATATTAACACTATGCTCGATACAGCATGGGCACTGTTTAAGATTCATTTCAAACCTGAGGAAGTAGGGATCAAGAAGGAGTTTGTGGATTTGTACTGGAAGAATTGAGGAAAAAGCTGCAAGTTGCAGGTTACAGGTTGCAAGTTGCAGGTCGCAAGTTACAGAAAATGAAATTATTAATTGTAAAATTGATAATAATTAAACCAAGCTTGAGGCTTATAGCTACAAGCTCTGGGCTCAAACCTATGATTTATAAATTGTAAACCGCCGATGGCCATTAAATTTCAATATAATAAGACCTCATTGCAGGAACTGAACAAGCAGTTGGTCATTCGTGAAAAGGCATTACCCACTATAAAGAACAAAGAGTCGGCTCTGAGGATAGAGGTTAAGAAAGCTAAATATGAAGCCATTGCTCTCGGGAAAAGATTGCGGCAGAATATCCGCCAGTATGAGTCGATGGTCAGTCTGTGGGGCGAGTTTGACGCCAGCCTAATTACGGTGGAGGATGTGAAACTGTCGGTAAAAAAAATTGCCGGCGTTAAAACCCCTGTACTTGACGGAATAGACTTTTCGACCAAAAAATTTAGCCTGTTTAATAGCCCCTCCTGGTTCCCTGACGGAATTGACATATTGAAGGAACTGGCAACCATCGGCATTGAAAGGGAGGTGTTCCTGCTTAAAATGGCTCTTCTTGACCGGGCCAGGAGAAAGACCACACAAAAGGTCAACCTGTATGAAAAGGTGCAAATCCCCGGATATCAGGAGGCTGTCATGAAGATCAAACGGTTCATGGAAGATGAGGAAAACCTGTCAAAATCGGCACAGAAAATTTTAAAAAGCCGTCTGGCAAATAT
This window harbors:
- a CDS encoding V-type ATP synthase subunit B, which translates into the protein MDTRAFQKIYTKISKVTKATCSLYATDVGNEEMATVDGRLAQVVKILGDEVTLQIFAGTEGIPTNAQVIFFGKPPTLKVSEELAGRFFNAYGQPIDGGPEVEGEEREIGGPSVNPVKREQPSKLIATGIAGIDLNNTIVTGQKIPFFADPDQPFNQVIAMVALRAQADKIILGGMGLTNDDYLFFKNVFDNAGALDRIISFVNTTENPPVERLLVPDMALTAAEYFAADKNEKVLVLLTDMTLYADALSIVSNRMDQIPSKDSMPGSLYSDLAKIYEKAVQFPSGGSITIIAVTTLSGGDITHAIPDNTGYITEGQLYLRRDTDIGKVIIDPFRSLSRLKQLVIGKQTRSDHPQVMNAAVRLYADAANAKTKLENGFDITEYDGRTLKFAKAYAEKLLAIDVNIDINTMLDTAWALFKIHFKPEEVGIKKEFVDLYWKN
- a CDS encoding V-type ATP synthase subunit D, whose translation is MAIKFQYNKTSLQELNKQLVIREKALPTIKNKESALRIEVKKAKYEAIALGKRLRQNIRQYESMVSLWGEFDASLITVEDVKLSVKKIAGVKTPVLDGIDFSTKKFSLFNSPSWFPDGIDILKELATIGIEREVFLLKMALLDRARRKTTQKVNLYEKVQIPGYQEAVMKIKRFMEDEENLSKSAQKILKSRLANI